A single region of the Sciurus carolinensis chromosome 14, mSciCar1.2, whole genome shotgun sequence genome encodes:
- the Dipk1b gene encoding divergent protein kinase domain 1B isoform X3: protein MRRLRRLAHLVLLCPFSKGLQGRLPGVRVKYVLLVWLGIFAGSWMVYLHYSSYSELCRGHVCQVVICDQYRKGIISGSICRDLCELHKVEWRTCLSSVPGQQVYSGLWQDKEVTIKCGIEEALSSKARSEAAPQRELVLFDKPTRGTSIKEFREMTLSFLKEKEHASRLLGCCGDLYLTEGVPRGSWPGAALPPLLRPLLPPALHRALQQWFGPAWPWRAKIAIGLLEFVEELFHGAYGTFYMCETTLANVGYTATYDFKMADLQQVAPEATVRRFLQGRRCEQSADCIYGRDCRAPCDRLMRQCKGDLIQPNLAKVCELLRDYLLPGAPADLREELGKQLRTCTTLSGLASQVEAHHSLVLSHLKTLLWKKISNTKYS, encoded by the exons ATGAGGCGGCTGCGGCGCCTGGCGCACCTGGTGCTCCTCTGTCCCTTCTCCAAGGGCCTGCAG GGCCGACTGCCAGGCGTCAGGGTCAAGTACGTCCTGCTGGTCTGGCTGGGCATCTTCGCGGGCAGCTGGATGGTGTACCTGCACTACTCATCCTATTCTGAGCTCTGCCGTGGCCATGTCTGCCAGGTGGTGATC TGTGACCAGTACCGTAAGGGCATCATCTCAGGCTCCATCTGCCGGGACCTGTGCGAGCTGCACAAGGTGGAGTGGAGGACCTGCCTGTCCTCGGTCCCTGGCCAGCAG GTGTACAGTGGACTCTGGCAGGACAAGGAGGTGACCATCAAGTGTGGCATCGAGGAGGCCCTCAGCTCCAAGGCCAGATCCGAGGCGGCCCCCCAGCGGGAGCTGGTGCTGTTTGACAAGCCAACTCGGGGCACCTCCATCAAGGAATTCCGAGAGATGACCCTCAGCTTCCTCAAG GAGAAGGAGCACGCCTCGCGGCTGCTGGGCTGCTGCGGGGACCTCTACCTCACGGAGGGCGTCCCCCGCGGCTCCTGGCCGGGGGCCGCGCTGCCGCCGCTCCTGCGCCCACTGCTGCCGCCCGCGCTGCACAGGGCCCTGCAGCAGTGGTTCGGGCCTGCGTGGCCCTGGCGAGCCAAGATCGCCATCGGCCTGCTGGAGTTCGTGGAAGAGCTGTTCCACGGCGCCTACGGGACCTTCTACATGTGTGAGACCACCCTGGCCAACGTGGGCTACACCGCCACCTACGACTTCAAGATGGCCGACCTGCAGCAGGTGGCGCCTGAGGCCACGGTGCGCCGCTTCCTGCAGGGCCGCCGCTGTGAGCAGAGCGCCGACTGCATCTATGGGCGCGACTGCAGGGCGCCCTGTGACCGGCTCATGAGGCAGTGCAAGGGGGACCTCATCCAGCCCAACCTGGCCAAGGTGTGCGAGCTGCTGCGGGACTACCTGCTGCCCGGCGCGCCCGCCGACCTCCGGGAGGAGCTGGGCAAGCAGCTGCGCACCTGCACCACGCTGAGCGGGCTGGCCAGCCAGGTGGAGGCCCACCACTCCCTGGTGCTCAGCCACCTCAAGACCCTGCTCTGGAAGAAGATCTCCAACACCAAGTACTCCTAG
- the Dipk1b gene encoding divergent protein kinase domain 1B isoform X1 has protein sequence MRRLRRLAHLVLLCPFSKGLQGRLPGVRVKYVLLVWLGIFAGSWMVYLHYSSYSELCRGHVCQVVICDQYRKGIISGSICRDLCELHKVEWRTCLSSVPGQQVYSGLWQDKEVTIKCGIEEALSSKARSEAAPQRELVLFDKPTRGTSIKEFREMTLSFLKANLGDLPSLPALVGQVLLLADFNKDSRVSLAEAKSVWALLQRNEFLLLLSLQEKEHASRLLGCCGDLYLTEGVPRGSWPGAALPPLLRPLLPPALHRALQQWFGPAWPWRAKIAIGLLEFVEELFHGAYGTFYMCETTLANVGYTATYDFKMADLQQVAPEATVRRFLQGRRCEQSADCIYGRDCRAPCDRLMRQCKGDLIQPNLAKVCELLRDYLLPGAPADLREELGKQLRTCTTLSGLASQVEAHHSLVLSHLKTLLWKKISNTKYS, from the exons ATGAGGCGGCTGCGGCGCCTGGCGCACCTGGTGCTCCTCTGTCCCTTCTCCAAGGGCCTGCAG GGCCGACTGCCAGGCGTCAGGGTCAAGTACGTCCTGCTGGTCTGGCTGGGCATCTTCGCGGGCAGCTGGATGGTGTACCTGCACTACTCATCCTATTCTGAGCTCTGCCGTGGCCATGTCTGCCAGGTGGTGATC TGTGACCAGTACCGTAAGGGCATCATCTCAGGCTCCATCTGCCGGGACCTGTGCGAGCTGCACAAGGTGGAGTGGAGGACCTGCCTGTCCTCGGTCCCTGGCCAGCAG GTGTACAGTGGACTCTGGCAGGACAAGGAGGTGACCATCAAGTGTGGCATCGAGGAGGCCCTCAGCTCCAAGGCCAGATCCGAGGCGGCCCCCCAGCGGGAGCTGGTGCTGTTTGACAAGCCAACTCGGGGCACCTCCATCAAGGAATTCCGAGAGATGACCCTCAGCTTCCTCAAG GCGAACCTGGGAGATCTGCCCTCCCTGCCGGCGCTCGTAGGCCAGGTGCTCCTCCTGGCGGACTTCAACAAGGACAGCAGGGTGTCCCTGGCAGAGGCCAAGTCCGTGTGGGCCCTGCTGCAGCGCAATGAgttcctgctgctgctgtcccTGCAGGAGAAGGAGCACGCCTCGCGGCTGCTGGGCTGCTGCGGGGACCTCTACCTCACGGAGGGCGTCCCCCGCGGCTCCTGGCCGGGGGCCGCGCTGCCGCCGCTCCTGCGCCCACTGCTGCCGCCCGCGCTGCACAGGGCCCTGCAGCAGTGGTTCGGGCCTGCGTGGCCCTGGCGAGCCAAGATCGCCATCGGCCTGCTGGAGTTCGTGGAAGAGCTGTTCCACGGCGCCTACGGGACCTTCTACATGTGTGAGACCACCCTGGCCAACGTGGGCTACACCGCCACCTACGACTTCAAGATGGCCGACCTGCAGCAGGTGGCGCCTGAGGCCACGGTGCGCCGCTTCCTGCAGGGCCGCCGCTGTGAGCAGAGCGCCGACTGCATCTATGGGCGCGACTGCAGGGCGCCCTGTGACCGGCTCATGAGGCAGTGCAAGGGGGACCTCATCCAGCCCAACCTGGCCAAGGTGTGCGAGCTGCTGCGGGACTACCTGCTGCCCGGCGCGCCCGCCGACCTCCGGGAGGAGCTGGGCAAGCAGCTGCGCACCTGCACCACGCTGAGCGGGCTGGCCAGCCAGGTGGAGGCCCACCACTCCCTGGTGCTCAGCCACCTCAAGACCCTGCTCTGGAAGAAGATCTCCAACACCAAGTACTCCTAG
- the Dipk1b gene encoding divergent protein kinase domain 1B isoform X2, with translation MRRLRRLAHLVLLCPFSKGLQGRLPGVRVKYVLLVWLGIFAGSWMVYLHYSSYSELCRGHVCQVVIVYSGLWQDKEVTIKCGIEEALSSKARSEAAPQRELVLFDKPTRGTSIKEFREMTLSFLKANLGDLPSLPALVGQVLLLADFNKDSRVSLAEAKSVWALLQRNEFLLLLSLQEKEHASRLLGCCGDLYLTEGVPRGSWPGAALPPLLRPLLPPALHRALQQWFGPAWPWRAKIAIGLLEFVEELFHGAYGTFYMCETTLANVGYTATYDFKMADLQQVAPEATVRRFLQGRRCEQSADCIYGRDCRAPCDRLMRQCKGDLIQPNLAKVCELLRDYLLPGAPADLREELGKQLRTCTTLSGLASQVEAHHSLVLSHLKTLLWKKISNTKYS, from the exons ATGAGGCGGCTGCGGCGCCTGGCGCACCTGGTGCTCCTCTGTCCCTTCTCCAAGGGCCTGCAG GGCCGACTGCCAGGCGTCAGGGTCAAGTACGTCCTGCTGGTCTGGCTGGGCATCTTCGCGGGCAGCTGGATGGTGTACCTGCACTACTCATCCTATTCTGAGCTCTGCCGTGGCCATGTCTGCCAGGTGGTGATC GTGTACAGTGGACTCTGGCAGGACAAGGAGGTGACCATCAAGTGTGGCATCGAGGAGGCCCTCAGCTCCAAGGCCAGATCCGAGGCGGCCCCCCAGCGGGAGCTGGTGCTGTTTGACAAGCCAACTCGGGGCACCTCCATCAAGGAATTCCGAGAGATGACCCTCAGCTTCCTCAAG GCGAACCTGGGAGATCTGCCCTCCCTGCCGGCGCTCGTAGGCCAGGTGCTCCTCCTGGCGGACTTCAACAAGGACAGCAGGGTGTCCCTGGCAGAGGCCAAGTCCGTGTGGGCCCTGCTGCAGCGCAATGAgttcctgctgctgctgtcccTGCAGGAGAAGGAGCACGCCTCGCGGCTGCTGGGCTGCTGCGGGGACCTCTACCTCACGGAGGGCGTCCCCCGCGGCTCCTGGCCGGGGGCCGCGCTGCCGCCGCTCCTGCGCCCACTGCTGCCGCCCGCGCTGCACAGGGCCCTGCAGCAGTGGTTCGGGCCTGCGTGGCCCTGGCGAGCCAAGATCGCCATCGGCCTGCTGGAGTTCGTGGAAGAGCTGTTCCACGGCGCCTACGGGACCTTCTACATGTGTGAGACCACCCTGGCCAACGTGGGCTACACCGCCACCTACGACTTCAAGATGGCCGACCTGCAGCAGGTGGCGCCTGAGGCCACGGTGCGCCGCTTCCTGCAGGGCCGCCGCTGTGAGCAGAGCGCCGACTGCATCTATGGGCGCGACTGCAGGGCGCCCTGTGACCGGCTCATGAGGCAGTGCAAGGGGGACCTCATCCAGCCCAACCTGGCCAAGGTGTGCGAGCTGCTGCGGGACTACCTGCTGCCCGGCGCGCCCGCCGACCTCCGGGAGGAGCTGGGCAAGCAGCTGCGCACCTGCACCACGCTGAGCGGGCTGGCCAGCCAGGTGGAGGCCCACCACTCCCTGGTGCTCAGCCACCTCAAGACCCTGCTCTGGAAGAAGATCTCCAACACCAAGTACTCCTAG